Below is a genomic region from Syngnathoides biaculeatus isolate LvHL_M chromosome 5, ASM1980259v1, whole genome shotgun sequence.
GAAAACATTCAGTGAGCCTCACGTGGCTCTAAAAACgcagcaagaagaagaagaaaaggcatCGAGCTGTACACTTGCCGGATTTTTAAGACAAGATAAGCTCGAGATGAAAAGGTCAGGAGGGGATGAGACTCGAGCCTTGCTCGCTTCTGCTGCGTCAGGGAAAACTCAATTGCCTCACTGGATTTTTCCCACCGTTTTAAACGCCATCCTTCTTTTGCATTCGAGCTGAAATTGAAATTCTTTCAACGCCTCGGCCGAGGAAAAAGAGAAAGTCCCGAGCAACGGACATCGTGAATTGAAACCAGAACGCAAAACCCCGGCTGGTATTTATAGCCTGGTTGTAGGTGTGGAGTGAGAGGAGTGTGCATTAACGTACCATCTCTCCTTTAGACCAAGAAACCATTTCCTCAGATAAAGACGAGATTAGAGGACGCCCGAGATAAGATACAGACTCATTTGGCACCTAATCTGCTTCATCCTCTTAAAGAGAACCCGTCCAAGCAGACTGTGCAGAAAGTGCGCAGCGTCCAACGTGAAATACGTTTCAGCAAAAGTCAGGTCCTAATATAGTATGACAAGGAAGAAGCCTTTTGGGAGTTGGGGTCATTCAGAGAACAAGAAACAGCACAGTTGGGTCAGTGAGGGAAAAGCAGCCTTTTGccatttgtgaatttttcattgttgttcTGTATAAAGGGCAGTTCAATTGATGGGGGTGCCCACCTGAACCCGCACTTTTCGTCATTCAGGAACCACAACAGTTGCCACTGAAACTCAAAACGATGCCcataaaagttgcatttttatgCTTCTGTCTACATAAACCAAGTGCTACAGAATAAAGAGGCAGGACAGCGAGCGCAGTGCTCTCATCTTTCCATCTCTGGCTTCCCTTAAAAGTAATTGTCCGACGATCCTTATCCCGCATTAAATTATCTGCGGGATTCTGGATCGCTGTGCGGAAGCCCGGACGGTACCGGCAATATCCCGTCGTCGGTGGGTTccctaaacattttcaaaacagataAATGTCTGGCCTTCTGCTACGGCTCTGATTCTGCAATTTATGAGGGAGGGATCTTTAtttaaaggagttttttttttttaggctgcgTTCCAGAAAACTGTGAAGTTTAAAACGGGATTGAAATTCCTGAAAGTCAACCCAATGGAAGTCGTGTCTAGCCCAAACCAAGTACCTCAACTTCCCCGAGAAGTCGAAATCTGGTGTCACACAAGAACGGCATCATCCGTCGCGAAGGTAAAAGGTAAATCACAAGATGATGTAAACTGTAGTTTTCATCTCGATGTAGTCGTGATTTATTGTCATTTCCTGTTCTGCACGGAAAGCGACACGACTTCAAGGCTGAGTCCTAACTGAAGAAGGCTGGCAAAATGATCAGGTGTGTTCTTGGCATCTCCACCAACTGgatttgaaaatgaacattttaatattacacAACGCGTCTAAGCATTGTCTATTTGTTTACTTTTGACGTGAACGCGCCGGGTTCTGGCTTGGTGAGTTCCACACGTCAGCAAATGTGAGGCGCTGAAACATTGAGCGCAAGACAAACGTGTTTGGTGTGTCCAAACGTTTTCTAAGCTCAGGGAGTGCGCGGCCGAAAGTCAATCTCGCCGCAGTCGTCGGGGAAGGCGGAGGAGTGAGGAAGGGATGGGCCGGGGGAGGACGAGTGCGGACTTGGCTCCTCGTGGTGCACAACCTGAGCCAGAAGCGTTGACTTCCCCTCCCTCGCGGCCCCACCGTCCTCTGCGTGATCCAGATGAGGCAGCGGTGATCCCTTGACGTCCTGGAGGTTTTGGCGAGCCTCAGAAAGCGAAAGCGAAGGCGGGTAGAGGGTCCAGTCCTGTTTGGAGAGAGGAGGCGTCACCCCGTCTGTGATCTCCCACCGTTCCCGACTGCTGAAGCTGGCCTCCTCTTGCGAGTCCTCCCAGCCGAGGTCCCCCTTCAAGTCCTCCAGGTCTTCGCACGTCTCCAGCCTGTGGCCCTCCCGGTCCCGGTTCTCGTAGAGCAAGGTGGCGGCGCAGATGAAGATGAACAGGCCGACCCCCATGACCACGGGCCCGGCCAGTTTCATCCTGTCCACGTGGCCGGTGCCGCGGCCGCCCGCGGGCCTCGGCGCCGCCGACACGTAGCCCGCCGCCGCCACGCTCATCCCCGccagcaccaccaccacgcCCACCATCAGCCACGCTCCCGGGGCCGAGCGCAAGTGCAGTCGGGTGCGGGCGGCGTCGCCCTTTCTAAGGCGACATGCCGGGAGGCAGGCGGGTGACGAGTGGGAGGAGAAGGGGCTGCTGACGGGACTGCCGG
It encodes:
- the LOC133501200 gene encoding transmembrane protein 200C: MTAAGSPVSSPFSSHSSPACLPACRLRKGDAARTRLHLRSAPGAWLMVGVVVVLAGMSVAAAGYVSAAPRPAGGRGTGHVDRMKLAGPVVMGVGLFIFICAATLLYENRDREGHRLETCEDLEDLKGDLGWEDSQEEASFSSRERWEITDGVTPPLSKQDWTLYPPSLSLSEARQNLQDVKGSPLPHLDHAEDGGAAREGKSTLLAQVVHHEEPSPHSSSPGPSLPHSSAFPDDCGEIDFRPRTP